In Sedimentibacter sp. MB31-C6, one genomic interval encodes:
- a CDS encoding Fur family transcriptional regulator — protein sequence MKINLEDLLKELKRKKIRLSHQRLKVLEYLTLNQCHPTVDQIYNNLHMEVPTLSKTTVYNTLNSLTEAGLVRIINIEDHETRYDIRIDDHGHFKCESCKKIYDFNIDINAFETNDLKNFAINDKNVYFKGICPNCKL from the coding sequence ATGAAAATTAATTTGGAAGATTTATTAAAAGAACTAAAAAGAAAAAAAATTCGTCTTTCACATCAAAGATTAAAAGTATTAGAATACCTTACTTTAAATCAATGTCATCCTACAGTAGATCAAATTTATAACAATCTACACATGGAAGTTCCTACATTGTCAAAAACTACAGTATACAATACATTAAACTCATTGACAGAAGCAGGATTAGTAAGAATTATAAATATAGAAGACCATGAAACTCGATATGATATAAGAATCGATGACCATGGACATTTCAAATGCGAATCTTGCAAAAAAATATATGATTTCAATATAGACATTAACGCTTTTGAAACCAATGATTTAAAGAACTTTGCAATTAATGACAAGAACGTCTATTTCAAAGGTATTTGCCCGAATTGCAAATTATAG
- a CDS encoding rubrerythrin family protein: protein MENQKTLKNLMDGFAGESQANRKYLAYAKKAEKEGKTNAAKLFKAASDAEALHAQKHLEVAGKIKTTEDNLKDAVAGETYEFESMYPEFIKAAESEGNKPAINTFKLAMEAEKVHAKLYKEAIENIDETEEVFYYLCPVCGNIEKSVPDKCSICGVPGSKFIKY from the coding sequence ATGGAAAATCAAAAAACACTCAAAAATCTTATGGATGGATTTGCTGGAGAATCTCAAGCTAATAGAAAATATTTAGCTTATGCTAAGAAGGCAGAAAAGGAAGGAAAAACTAATGCGGCTAAGCTTTTCAAAGCTGCTTCAGATGCAGAAGCTTTACATGCACAAAAGCATTTAGAAGTTGCAGGTAAAATTAAAACAACCGAAGATAATTTGAAAGATGCAGTTGCAGGTGAAACTTATGAATTTGAAAGTATGTACCCAGAATTCATTAAAGCAGCTGAATCTGAAGGTAACAAGCCAGCTATAAACACATTTAAACTTGCTATGGAAGCTGAAAAAGTTCACGCAAAGCTTTATAAGGAAGCAATAGAAAATATTGATGAAACAGAAGAAGTATTCTATTACCTATGCCCTGTATGTGGAAATATAGAAAAATCTGTTCCTGACAAATGCAGTATTTGTGGAGTTCCAGGATCAAAATTCATCAAATATTAA